The Pyrenophora tritici-repentis strain M4 chromosome 10, whole genome shotgun sequence genome contains a region encoding:
- a CDS encoding FHA domain protein, with protein sequence MTAVAPPVNYQNINRQAWSAEGVPNGGGIFMPRKSAQRSNSSSSLSSQASTTSTISAASSSSSQPNSTASSNGSDWAATRKAKTPKGLWPATKTEPIAGITAARPQPIASVGPGSSAASAMSALQAPSAMVPSQHNGALQAAQQQPNGAQRTPAQESTAVLHLVPMNGTFERKTITVPFFPDVLRIGRQTNNKTIPTPLNGYFDSKVLSRQHAEVWADRQGKIWIRDVKSSNGTFVNGSRLSQENRDSDPHELREQDMLELGIDIVSEDQKTIVHHKVAARVEHAGIYSRSSSEMIDLNFGEMEGPQLSNIMGSTSQQQLANMRGRTPSQGSINGQRMQGPGAMANYQNGMQQPRHPNFWLQPITMEQVVKKLNNEIKAAKQQSQDLQQTHQYINAILTADTKKELTKTSPINQVRISPIKDNSLKARFSDPPAPPPQQPLPEKPDAASSLKRSDTERQKTASPVRSDAQLSSLTEALTNAKKEIESQGMRLRDLETLLNEERRAREDAEERAARLERETNKDHGDAETVVGDNDAEEAEAAGPEHEELTGSDNGSVPSDSTEDTTARLQQRLELMMSEMNEMKQQMERYRERAETAETDRKSLAEMIEKIRKDNAKTASNGTRRRSRSDSASEKISAQSGMNLGDSHESEEGEIVIIKEKDLDEDGPEASAPEPSRQNGHHVQHKDSKQSRNAESLVAQRLDRNPMYYGGPVGAMVAVVAIGVAVMTMLNQYPKAER encoded by the exons ATGACGGCAGTTGCGCCCCCCGTCAACTATCAGAACATCAACCGGCAGGCATGGAGCGCTGAAGGCGTGCCCAACGGCGGTGGCATCTTCATGCCGAGGAAAAGTGCCCAACGGTCAAACTCGTCGTCGAGCCTGTCTTCCCAGGCCTCGACCACATCCACCATATCCGCTgcctcatcatcttcgtcgcAGCCGAACAGCACCGCTTCCTCAAACGGCTCCGACTGGGCTGCCACCCGCAAAGCAAAGACGCCAAAGGGATTATGGCCTGCCACCAAGACTGAGCCTATTGCTGGAATCACTGCTGCACGCCCGCAGCCCATTGCATCCGTCGGCCCCGGCTCCTCTGCTGCCTCGGCCATGAGCGCACTGCAAGCACCGTCTGCCATGGTCCCCTCGCAACATAATGGCGCCCTCCAGGCCGCCCAGCAACAGCCCAACGGTGCACAACGGACACCTGCCCAGGAAAGCACCGCCGTCCTGCACCTTGTCCCCATGAACGGCACCTTTGAGCGCAAGACCATCACCGTTCCCTTCTTCCCGGATGTTCTCCGCATTGGCCGACAGACCAACAACAAGACAATACCGACGCCGCTCAACGGCTACTTCGACTCAAAAGTCCTGTCAAGACAGCACGCCGAGGTATGGGCAGACCGCCAGGGCAAGATATGGATCCGAGACGTCAAGTCTTCAAACGGCACCTTTGTCAACGGTTCCCGCTTGTCGCAAGAGAACAGAGACTCGGACCCACACGAGCTTCGCGAGCAGGACATGCTGGAACTTGGCATCGACATTGTCAGTGAAGACCAGAAAACTATTGTCCATCACAAGGTTGCTGCTCGTGTCGAGCATGCGGGCATCTATTCACGCTCAAGCAGTGAGATGATTGACCTCAACTTTGGCGAAATGGAAGGCCCTCAACTGTCAAATATCATGGGCTCCACCAGCCAACAACAACTGGCAAACATGCGAGGTCGCACACCTAGTCAAGGTTCCATCAACGGCCAGCGAATGCAGGGCCCCGGCGCCATGGCCAACTATCAAAACGGCATGCAGCAACCACGACATCCCAACTTCTGGCTGCAGCCTATCACCATGgagcaggtagtcaagaAGCTCAAC AACGAGATCAAGGCCGCAAAGCAGCAGTCGCAGGACCTCCAACAAACTCACCAGTACATTAATGCCATCCTGACAGCAGATACAAAGAAGGAACTCACCAAGACATCTCCAATCAATCAAGTGAGAATCTCACCCATCAAAGACAACAGCCTCAAGGCGAGATTCTCTGACCCACCTGCACCACCTCCACAGCAACCCTTACCCGAGAAGCCTGACGCCGCCTCGTCCCTCAAGAGGTCAGACACTGAGCGACAAAAGACCGCATCTCCAGTGCGGTCGGATGCACAGTTGTCCTCGCTCACCGAGGCTTTGACTAATGCGAAGAAGGAGATAGAATCTCAGGGCATGCGACTACGAGATCTCGAGACTCTGTTAAACGAAGAGCGTCGCGCGAGAGAAGACGCCGAAGAACGAGCGGCTCGACTTGAGCGTGAAACGAACAAGGATCATGGAGATGCAGAGACTGTTGTTGGCGACAACGATGCAGAGGAAGCCGAAGCGGCCGGGCCAGAGCATGAAGAACTCACCGGATCAGACAACGGGTCCGTGCCTTCTGATAGTACTGAGGATACTACGGCCCGCTTGCAGCAACGTCTGGAACTGATGATGTCAGAAATGAACGAGATGAAGCAACAGATGGAGCGTTACCGTGAACGAGCCGAGACCGCAGAGACCGACCGTAAATCATTGGCCGAAATGATCGAAAAGATAAGAAAAGATAATGCAAAAACAGCAAGCAACGGAACTCGCCGGCGAAGCAGAAGCGATAGTGCGTCGGAAAAGATAAGCGCGCAATCCGGCATGAACCTGGGGGACAGTCATGAGTCTGAGGAGGGCGAAATCGTCATCATCAAAGAAAAAGATCTCGACGAGGACGGCCCGGAAGCTTCAGCTCCGGAGCCGAGTCGTCAGAATGGACATCATGTCCAACACAAGGATTCGAAACAGTCACGGAATGCTGAATCCCTGGTCGCTCAACGGCTTGACCGAAACCCCATGTACTATGGCGGCCCGGTTGGGGCCATGGTGGCAGTTGTTGCAATAGGTGTGGCAGTCATGACGATGCTTAATCAATACCCGAAAGCCGAGCGTTGA
- a CDS encoding LipB, Lipoate-protein ligase B encodes MASPMRQKLFHIHLPGLAPYATAARLQELLVSRFLASKPPSNAPSPPPHIITAEFQPVYTCGRREIGNVSPEQQAHLRYNGRADFVEAMRGGQTTFHGPGQLVAYPIVDLRTHKLTPRHYVCLLEKSLIATCARFGIKAMTTEHTGVWTSPDDKIAAIGVHMRRNITSHGVGLNINTDLAWFERIVACGLEGKRTTSFEREGVVGEGIESVAGLFVNEVGERLEGVDGVERIGEDVVEDMLKRRVWG; translated from the coding sequence ATGGCCAGCCCAATGCGGCAAAAGCTCTTTCATATCCATCTTCCCGGTCTGGCTCCCTACGCAACTGCCGCCCGCCTCCAAGAATTGCTCGTTTCCCGCTTCCTCGCCTCGAAACCGCCCTCCAACGCTCCTTCCCCACCACCACACATCATCACCGCAGAGTTCCAACCCGTCTATACCTGCGGACGACGAGAAATCGGCAATGTTTCCCCCGAACAGCAGGCACATTTGCGCTACAATGGCCGCGCAGACTTTGTCGAAGCCATGAGAGGCGGACAAACGACCTTCCACGGCCCGGGACAGCTTGTCGCATATCCCATTGTCGACCTGCGTACACATAAACTCACGCCCCGCCACTACGTTTGTCTGCTTGAGAAGAGCCTGATAGCTACGTGTGCGCGGTTTGGTATCAAGGCCATGACTACGGAGCATACGGGTGTGTGGACGAGCCCGGACGACAAGATTGCGGCCATTGGCGTGCATATGCGGCGGAATATCACAAGTCATGGGGTTGGTTTGAATATCAACACTGACTTGGCGTGGTTTGAAAGGATTGTGGCGTGTGGGCTGGAGGGGAAGCGGACGACTAGTTTTGAGAGGGAGGGAGTGGTTGGAGAGGGGATTGAGAGTGTTGCGGGTTTGTTTGTGAACGAGGTTGGGGAGCGGTTGGAGGGGGTTGATGGTGTTGAAAGGATAGGTGAGGATGTAGTTGAGGACATGTTAAAGAGGAGAGTGTGGGGCTGA
- a CDS encoding Rpp20 multi-domain protein, with protein MTDATPPCGQRPPPSSKTTCTPKTAVESTLSAPNLTPNPPKEGQILPPTSKPAPKSRKPVNRKKLAKPPQNASISTRPLLHPALPTPHSSSASPKTIYITATTPYIPCVKRVRKLLADITKREKQSAASLDSRAGGAARGGQHGAKVLEANGRLEAKDVERNVAEEASKKGEARKVGGMVYLKATGRAIPRALEIGLHFQEDESCRVRVELGNVKAVDDIEVKSGATEQEQQAEGEADDDIPETRIRTLSSVTVSIGLV; from the exons ATGACAGATGCAACACCACCATGCGGTCAACGGCCACCACCATCCAGCAAAACAACATGCACTCCCAAGACGGCAGTAGAGAGCACGCTAAGCGCCCCGAACCTTACTCCGAACCCCCCGAAAGAAGGCCAAATACTGCCGCCCACCTCTAAACCAGCACCCAAGTCCCGCAAGCCCGTTAACCGCAAAAAGCTCGCCAAACCCCCCCAAA ATGCTTCAATATCCACCCGCCCGCTCCTTCACCCCGCACTCCCAACCCCACACTCCTCATCCGCCTCCCCCAAGACAATCTACATAACTGCAACAACACCCTACATCCCTTGCGTCAAGCGTGTGCGCAAACTCCTCGCAGACATTACAAAGCGTGAGAAGCAATCCGCCGCCTCGCTGGACAGTAGAGCAGGAGGAGCAGCCCGAGGGGGGCAACACGGTGCAAAAGTGCTAGAAGCGAATGGGCGACTAGAGGCAAAAGATGTGGAGCGAAACGTTGCCGAGGAGGCGAGTAAGAAAGGAGAAGCGCGCAAAGTAGGCGGGATGGTGTATTTGAAAGCGACGGGTAGGGCGATACCTAGGGCGCTGGAGATAGGGCTACATTTCCAGGAAGATGAGAGTTGTAGGGTGAGGGTTGAGTTGGGGAATGTCAAGGCGGTTGATGATATCGAAGTTAAGAGTGGTGCGACAGAGCAGGAACAACAGGCCGAAGGAGAAGCGGATGATGATATACCCGAGACGAGGATACGAACGCTAAGTTCAGTGACTGTGAGTATAGGACTGGTATGA